One region of Brassica napus cultivar Da-Ae chromosome A1 unlocalized genomic scaffold, Da-Ae chrA01_Random_11, whole genome shotgun sequence genomic DNA includes:
- the LOC106382091 gene encoding F-box/kelch-repeat protein At3g04660-like, protein MKRVKRKETIQCLTLKEDENDPFSIIPLDLIVEILLKVPTKSVAGLVFVSKKWLSIISGKYFISQYLQARSPPRLLFTVFSSGMTVQFLHSCSQVDPSSDSHRVNITPEKKEKKNHVHAFSPPIRGLICRQMDSRVMIGNPTTGQVVTLPRLKTRRRGVLSFFGYDPVNDAYKVLCLTVLRGRQERESQVVAKDHQVYTLGVAQQKWRMVECKHPHLPPTPSSLTNKGICLNGVLYYYAWIKNEGALISFDLISEEFNVVKLPEDIHCLVNYTGKVATTRWPTGNYTEVHLWVLEDASKQEWSKVSICVPFLRELAGKNHGFRFRGTVSTGELIFSPFSSQNKAPFFFISYNLKENKAQKVVIREFGSLSYYMEVYFDHVESPMFCQI, encoded by the coding sequence ATGAAGAGGGTGAAGAGGAAGGAGACGATACAATGTCTTACGTTGAAGGAAGATGAAAACGACCCGTTTTCGATTATTCCTCTAGATCTAATCGTAGAGATTCTCCTGAAAGTTCCGACCAAATCTGTAGCTGGTCTTGTCTTCGTTTCAAAAAAATGGTTATCCATAATCAGCGGCAAATATTTTATCAGTCAGTACCTGCAGGCTCGATCTCCACCTCGGCTTCTTTTCACAGTTTTCAGCTCCGGCATGACAGTGCAGTTCTTACATTCATGTTCCCAGGTTGATCCATCTTCTGACAGTCATAGGGTAAACATAACTccagagaagaaggagaagaagaaccaTGTGCATGCTTTTTCTCCCCCAATCCGCGGTTTGATCTGCCGTCAAATGGATTCTAGAGTGATGATAGGAAACCCTACCACGGGCCAAGTCGTAACGTTGCCTAGACTCAAAACTAGAAGAAGAGGTGTGTTATCCTTTTTCGGGTATGATCCAGTGAATGATGCATACAAAGTGTTGTGCCTGACAGTACTACGAGGTCGTCAAGAACGCGAATCACAAGTTGTGGCCAAAGATCATCAAGTGTACACTCTAGGAGTTGCCCAACAAAAATGGAGAATGGTTGAGTGTAAGCATCCTCATCTTCCTCCTACTCCTTCTTCCCTTACTAATAAAGGGATATGTTTAAATGGGGTACTGTATTATTATGCTTGGATAAAAAATGAAGGAGCCTTGATAAGCTTCGATCTGATATCTGAAGAGTTTAATGTCGTTAAGTTGCCTGAGGATATCCATTGTCTAGTGAACTACACTGGAAAGGTAGCTACAACTAGGTGGCCTACCGGTAACTACACTGAAGTTCACTTGTGGGTTCTAGAAGATGCCAGTAAGCAAGAATGGTCTAAAGTTTCAATTTGTGTTCCTTTTTTGAGAGAATTAGCTGGAAAAAACCATGGATTCAGGTTCAGGGGTACAGTTAGTACTGGTGAGCTTATATTCTCACCTTTCTCTTCCCAAAATAAGGCCCCATTCTTTTTCATCAGTTACAATCTCAAGGAAAACAAAGCCCAAAAAGTTGTGATTAGAGAATTTGGAAGTCTTTCTTATTACATGGAAGTCTATTTTGATCATGTCGAGAGTCCTATGTTCTGTCAAATCTAA